A DNA window from Mesoplasma coleopterae contains the following coding sequences:
- a CDS encoding nucleoside deaminase produces MINFEKYINNIKIKNNTKDVPVFSCLIKDKKIVFHSNNNSYKRKKITGHAEINVINKAIRKMNNANLSDLTLFTTLEPCLMCYGAIKQAKISNVVYLTENIKMSFRNDVNIDEIKMNITKLEDSKLELKYQNLISDFFKHKRK; encoded by the coding sequence ATGATAAATTTTGAAAAATATATAAATAATATTAAAATTAAAAATAATACAAAGGACGTACCTGTTTTTTCTTGCCTAATAAAGGATAAGAAAATAGTTTTTCATTCAAACAATAATAGTTATAAAAGAAAAAAAATAACAGGGCACGCAGAAATAAATGTAATTAATAAAGCAATAAGAAAAATGAATAATGCTAATTTGTCTGATCTCACTCTTTTTACTACTTTAGAACCATGTTTAATGTGTTATGGAGCAATTAAACAAGCAAAAATCAGTAATGTAGTTTATTTAACAGAGAACATTAAAATGAGTTTTAGAAACGATGTTAATATAGATGAAATTAAAATGAATATAACAAAACTTGAAGATTCGAAATTGGAATTAAAATATCAAAACTTGATATCAGATTTTTTTAAACATAAAAGAAAATAA
- a CDS encoding Cof-type HAD-IIB family hydrolase: MKWLFTDFDGTLRNSRDEKNLITKNDMDFVKKMQKNGNKIIVSTGRPFEHISEHLKENYPDFIPDYYLTNAGAAIYDNKGNELFAKYLPVDLTNEIINFVENNRSEIFSLVYSFKGEENFFYHDHWEEEMSETFMGMKPQNRPFNYIKDKEMICFKMSCKTSTWNTLMKNLKNKRISFSYVSNNLKEITFNEIHNAEVSKGNAIKEMAKIFNIDKKDIIVAGDDNNDLSMFKEFFENSYMVIQEHNVNIRDKAKYVIDKLSDIKID, encoded by the coding sequence ATGAAATGACTTTTTACAGATTTTGATGGAACTTTAAGAAATAGTAGAGATGAAAAAAATTTAATTACTAAAAATGATATGGATTTTGTTAAAAAAATGCAAAAAAATGGAAATAAAATAATAGTTTCTACAGGAAGACCATTTGAACATATATCTGAGCATTTAAAAGAAAATTACCCTGATTTTATACCTGATTATTATTTAACAAATGCAGGAGCAGCAATATATGATAATAAAGGCAATGAATTATTTGCAAAATACTTGCCAGTTGATTTAACAAACGAAATAATTAATTTTGTTGAAAACAATAGAAGCGAAATATTTAGTTTAGTTTATTCATTTAAAGGAGAAGAGAATTTCTTTTATCATGATCATTGAGAAGAAGAAATGTCAGAAACTTTTATGGGTATGAAACCTCAAAATAGACCTTTTAATTACATTAAGGACAAAGAAATGATTTGTTTTAAAATGAGTTGTAAAACGTCAACATGGAATACACTTATGAAAAACCTTAAAAATAAGAGAATAAGTTTTAGTTATGTTTCAAATAATTTAAAAGAAATTACTTTTAATGAAATTCACAATGCTGAAGTTTCAAAAGGAAATGCTATAAAAGAGATGGCAAAAATATTTAACATTGATAAAAAAGATATAATAGTTGCAGGTGATGACAATAATGATCTTTCAATGTTTAAAGAATTCTTTGAAAATTCTTATATGGTAATTCAAGAACATAATGTAAATATAAGAGATAAAGCTAAATATGTGATTGATAAATTAAGTGATATTAAAATAGATTAG
- the yidC gene encoding membrane protein insertase YidC, translating into MSNHKKNGVMSYMNSNSTTKTKKTFWQKMSDSNDRKRILKLIWKWVKILGFLFIIISMIWGCVQMYQDPYLIQEVTDMTGRRVYMPGVSFEIVISALGEKPSQNWSVIVSGLNGQQYAYNVISSWSEAFSKTGSPFYGFFVYPTALLLNSLIKGMSGTLNPEFGNTSYGVSVIFAILFTVIIIKSISLAFTWKSQVNQHKQQAFQLKQADIQAKYKGDKSPQARQKMSAEMQALQKKEGFSPFSSMAGAFASMPFLFAIYAIVRSTKSLKIANVGLIALIEKPWSQMLNGEVIYLSLLAVYLPLQIISMLLPLILQSIKQKSVTLTEAQRKSRKKQYIMQGVFAFVFIFVVASVASGVAIYWIFSSTFQIIQTLGFFFWNQHKANRSVQEVQRRKRQEERRLAKLNK; encoded by the coding sequence ATGTCTAACCATAAGAAAAATGGGGTTATGTCATACATGAACTCAAATAGCACCACAAAAACAAAAAAAACTTTTTGACAAAAAATGTCAGATAGTAACGACAGAAAAAGAATATTAAAACTTATTTGAAAATGAGTTAAAATTTTAGGATTCTTATTTATCATAATCTCAATGATTTGAGGTTGTGTACAAATGTATCAAGATCCATATTTAATTCAAGAAGTTACAGATATGACAGGTAGAAGAGTTTATATGCCAGGTGTTTCATTTGAAATTGTTATTTCAGCTTTAGGTGAAAAACCTTCGCAAAACTGATCAGTAATAGTAAGTGGTTTGAATGGTCAACAATATGCATATAATGTTATCAGTTCTTGATCAGAAGCCTTTTCAAAAACTGGTTCACCTTTCTATGGATTCTTCGTTTATCCAACAGCATTATTACTTAATTCATTAATTAAGGGAATGTCAGGAACACTAAATCCAGAATTTGGAAATACAAGTTATGGAGTATCAGTTATATTTGCAATTTTATTTACAGTTATTATTATTAAATCTATATCATTAGCTTTTACTTGAAAATCTCAAGTAAATCAACATAAACAACAAGCATTCCAACTAAAACAAGCAGACATTCAAGCTAAATACAAAGGTGATAAATCACCTCAGGCAAGACAAAAAATGTCAGCTGAAATGCAAGCATTACAGAAAAAAGAAGGTTTCTCCCCATTCTCATCAATGGCTGGAGCTTTTGCATCAATGCCATTCTTATTTGCTATTTATGCAATTGTTAGATCAACAAAATCATTGAAAATCGCCAACGTAGGATTGATTGCGTTAATTGAAAAACCTTGATCACAAATGTTAAATGGAGAAGTGATTTATCTTTCATTGCTTGCTGTTTATTTACCATTGCAAATCATATCAATGTTATTGCCATTGATTTTACAATCAATTAAACAAAAATCAGTAACATTAACTGAAGCACAAAGAAAATCACGTAAAAAACAATATATCATGCAAGGTGTATTTGCATTCGTATTCATTTTTGTTGTTGCATCAGTTGCCTCAGGGGTTGCAATTTACTGAATATTCTCATCAACTTTCCAAATTATACAAACTTTAGGTTTCTTCTTCTGAAATCAGCATAAAGCCAACCGTTCTGTACAAGAAGTTCAACGTAGAAAACGTCAAGAAGAAAGAAGATTAGCAAAATTAAATAAATAA